The Dioscorea cayenensis subsp. rotundata cultivar TDr96_F1 chromosome 18, TDr96_F1_v2_PseudoChromosome.rev07_lg8_w22 25.fasta, whole genome shotgun sequence genome includes the window ATTTGGTCATTCACAGTTCCGAAGGCAACGCCCTGTGGTCTAACAACAAAAGCGGGGGACAAGGCAACCATGTTCTCGTTCTTCATGATGATGGTAACGTCGTCGTGTATGGCCGCGGAAGATGGGATTCCCGAACTAACTTGCCACCCTTTCGTTTTCCGTCTGCTTATCAAACTACAAATGAAGCCGAGGCTGCAGGGGTTGCTATGGTCATCAATAAGTGATGCTGAAGCTTAATTAATGaacaatatctatatatatataataagcgCATTCCATATCCTAGTTCATGCATGCGCAAGTCaataatttgtaataattaGCCTTgctctactatatatatatatatatatatatccggcTACTTCAGTTTCTACTGTTGCCAGGAGCATGAAGCCCCTCTTTTCGCTTCGAACTTCGTAACGCACGTCcacatgtttttttgttggtttacAGAACCAACGACAACAACATTAACAACATCAGCAGCAGCATcatactactactaataataataataataataatattaataataataacaacaacaactaatctttacataacaataaaaatcactAATTCCATATAGTAACCGTTCTCCTTCAAGGTTGCATGCTacagatttttatattttaaaatatttatttatgaattttaaaactataattcaattaatttggaaaataattcCCTTAAAAAGatccttttaaaataaaatgccagacaaattaataataataattattattattaatggcAACATCATACTTGagttttttactaaaatttttaattgaataaaatggtacataacaacaacaagataAGAATAATGGCCACCTGTCTACTTGAgctttttattaaagttttggtgttttttttggCTTAACCCTTGATGTATTCTGCATGAGGAAAATTATatccataattaaataaattgagaTTTGATTAACTACAAAGTAATCCATTTATTACTTTACAATgttgatattgattttttactttttttttatttgatctaaaTGTAAGACTAAACAAATACTTCCTACGTTTCTTTCTACTTGTCATATTTTGAagctattttttgtttttttttacttctcatattagaaattttgtgcaacagtaaataatttttttcaaatttaccctttaattaattgtacttgtacaattttcaataaatcaaaatcaactgAGTATTAAATCATATACTTCACTTAATAGAGTTTaaataggggtaattttggaaagtaataaaatttttataaaatttaaattgtcaACTAACTtcaactgatttttttaatgagtgtgaagtaaataaatttgacagataaaaaaaataaagggagtAGATATGATGACATATTGATGTATTTAACcatttattacatattttagtaTCGTCCTTTGGTACAAACTTTATTGGGCTATACTTAGGACGACCCCTTTGGACTCCTATACGCCGGCCGCATAGAGctatagttgtttttttattatataactttttatttaataaaaataatatttttgttagaaTTTCTCCTTGGACctcattttcttattaaaaCCAGCCTTGTAAATAAACATTTAATCATTTCTTATCCATACAATAATTTGGATCATCTGGATCTGCCCTGATcagaatattttgattttacatatataagCAGACATAGTCACGAATGTTGTTATTTCCTTGGTTTAGACCCATGATTTTCATAATCCTAAAAACAAGCCCATGACACctctaaaaaaaaagtttggttGGATGATTGAATAATTTAGATCTCGTGGAGAATTGGAGtgtcattctttcttttttttagaatttttaatggAAGGTGGATGGATGGGGAGGTGAAgtgtttgattgaaagagaTACTGTAATTGGAACAGCAGCAGGAGAGCTTCAAGTTATGGCGATCGGCGGAGTGGTTTTTGGATGCAAAGTTGATCTCAACCCCAGCCCGTGGAGGGGGATCCTGCAGCCCGGGATGGTTTCAGCTGAGGTAATTAATTAAGGTTGAAGCTGGTTTGGATCCCGAGTGCTGATATGTCAGAAGTCTAAGCTTTATCACACttgatcaaatttttttttttttgtatggttGAAGAGATAAGAATAGAACTTTCTGGAGGTGTTTTACAAGTCCCGTTTAGTCTAACATCCACATCTCCTGATTTAAAGAGAGTCTATGTGCAAATGTTAGGAGTAATCCCACCCTAGACTGATCTTTTAAAGCTATGAATCTCTTATCGGATTCTCGTTGGAGGAATTAATTCATGGGTAAAATCACAATCTAGCTCACACGTCATAGAACCAGACGCTTGTcgccattttaaaaaaaataaataaagattgtaaaatataaaaatccgTGAAGAATTTGTggtttttattaatgttaatgtaaaaattagttattattatgattatgatgatgctgctgctgttgttgtggGTTATGTGTGGGCCTACCTTAACAATGTTTGAAGTGAAAAAAGGGACTTCATGCTGCTGGCAACAGTAGAAACTGAAGAAGCCGgctgtagatatatatattagagcacggctaattattacaaattattaACCTGCGCATGCTGAACTACGATGGTATGcgcttattatatatattgttcagTTATATTCAGCATCTCATCACTTATTGACGACCATGGAAATCCTTGTAGCCTTGGCTTCTTCGGTGTTTTTATTAGCAGGCAGAGCACCAAAGATGGTGTCATTACTGTCAATGAGGAGACCATCAGAGCCTGCCAAGCTAGTTTTGGTCTGCCATGTTACTGGGCCATACACGGCGAGGTTGCGATCTTTCTGAAGGATGAAAACGTAGTTGCCTTGCCCCCCGCTTTGGTTGGTAGCCCACACGGTTTGGCCGTTGCTATTCTGAATGACCAAATTGCCGTTACTCCTGAAAGAAAGGTAGCAATTTGTGCCCCGGCCACTAGTGTTGGTGGCCCAGACGGTGTTGCAAATATCATACAACACCAAGTTGCAGTCCTCCTGCATAACAAGCTTGAAGCTCCCATAGGCCAGGGATTGCCCTGGCCCGAGTGAATTACTACCGTAAAGTATGTTGCCGGCCATAGAGCAAAGAGGAGCCACCACAAGGAGAAGAGCGAGGGCGAGGGCGAGCGTGAGGGAGAGGGAAGCAAATGCTCTTGGGGTAGCCATTGTGTAGTAGACTGGAGTCACTGAACTACAACTTGAATGCATTGCCCTTTCCTTTGGCCTCTATTTATAGATAGACACTCAAGAAGAGAACTTTCTTGGCTTTAAAAAAATGCCCAACTTATCCTTTACTTTTCTTAATTGGTGGTGGGTAGTGTTTATTAACGCTGAGGTTATCGGATATGAATTTTACTCGACCTTAAAACCCTTAAAAGTCTTATCACATGAAGCGTAATTAAGTTCACACAGCTGATATACCAAGTAGCACCGACCTTGTTATCGACAAAATATACTTCTCTTTGTGAAAAGTAAATGAGAAACATTACCGAAACTTATCCACACGTTCTTGTTGCAATAGGACGAATAATTTTAATGGATGgatgtaattttttatgtttttttactttttatattgattatatAGAGAGTATATCAGTTATGGTCCCCTCACATATATATGGTCCTCTCACATTTAATGCATTTGGTCCTCTCACATTTATTATATCTAACAATAATATATCTGACAATAAGATAAATAGTTTTGATGAGtagatgcaatttttttttttttacttttttatatattggctatatatatatatatatatatatatatatatatatatatatatatttatatataatataccaCTTATGATCTTCTTATATTTACGGCATCTGACAATGAGATAGatagttttaattaatagatgtaatttttcatttttttttattaactatatataatgtacaatattttaaaacagtaaTTTcgtttaacttttatttatatgtctATCACACTTATAGAAAAAGATTAATTCTTTGTATCTATGCCATTATTGgtgcttatttattttgatgcttATTTATTACCTAATTTAGCAGGTGATAAATGTTAATAATTTGTGTATAAATGCAACTCTAGGATTTCATCGTAGTTTATGCATAATCTAGGTTGAATAAATGTGATTGTTATAGACGGATCAAAAGTTAGAACAAATCTcctatatataaatgaattttaTATAGATCAATATGAAAAACTTTGTTTATTCCTCTAAAGGTTtcgttttcttttattttcatatggTACTAGGGCAATGATTCTGCATCTCTATTGTTTGTctccaaattatttatttgttaccAGTGGCAAAGTGAATTCTAATGAGactaaatttttaatgaaggtCCTTATCTCCTAATTTAGTGCTACTGTTGATAGTGATGTCAACACTTCTCCAAAATAAAGTTTAGTTCTATCTTAAAGTGCTGCAATcttatttaattcaaattaataactAGATAACTATGGATTTGTGTTTTATCATAATCtccaataataacaacaacaataataataataataacaatgtttgATATCATCAGCTTAATTACTTTTATGATACTAGTGTTTTGCCTGAATTATGCACGGGAGAAATCaacatatgttaaaaataatattcgtATCCAACATAATTAtcatgattttgataataatgtttgaaaCTTAATCAAGTATATTGTTACTCAAACTTTTtaaaacatactttaatctaaattttaaatattactgAAGTTTATACAATGCAACCTCTCTAATAATCTATAATTAATTGAAGTTAATATTTCAacgatatttttatatcaaaatctcatcaatttttaaaattatcaatgcTTTtctgaattataaatatttttaaaatttctgtacaaaattaaagataattataaatattttaatatttttataatattatataattttttgctGAAAAACTTTTAATGAGAGGTTGACACATGGCAAGAGACTTTcttactttcatatatatatatatatatatatatataagttattagACATTTAATTTGAGTGTAAATTAAATTCACATTTAATAAATCTCTAGATTCACAAATGCTGCCTACCACTAATGAAACAACTAACTCTTAGCGAGCCTAGTTGCGATTAAAGCAATATAATTACTAAGTTTTCTGagagttaaatttttttgtatataattatataacaaaatttttataataaaaaaaacattaattaaaaaagcatTGCTATGGGTTTCTAATGTGAGGAAAGCATTGATGTAGGTTTTGAATATAAAGGCTATATGTCATTGCACATAACAGTATCATTCCACCACGTTCTATTTAAATTACATGTCCAGCTTAACCAATTTACACCAtcaaaatttcattaatttatttataatttaattgtattttttattttctcttaacgTTTTAGTTTTCTCAAAagtattgaaaaatatagaagtatattaaaaataaaggagaaagttagaagaaaaaaactatttaatgtttcataaattttgtaaatagaaacataaaaatgGGTtgagcaattaaaaaaatacctatAGGAGTACTAATTACAGTATGTTTTAAATGTGAGATGATCATATAGTAGTTGGCTATAATTTATATTGCGATAGACATATTCAATACTGATAACGCTCTAAAagatatttttcattatataaatttaataaaaaataattttttttttagaaatggaaAACCCACACAAAGATtaatagaaatttttaattcatgtcTCGCAAAGTGAGAAGtcgagagattttttttttttgtttttatttttattttttccgaCATGGAACTATCTTGATTTCGATGAATGATTTTGTCCactctattaaaaataaataaataactaaatatcaTCACAAGGCAAAGGACTCTACAGTTGTGAACCCACAATGATTGCACTAGTTTTCGTAGGTAAAAATCACTTTGCCAAGGActaagccttgccaaagcctcctCTCACATGGATTTTTCACGTGGTGGACATCGTGCAAATAGGCTAAATTCGGttctaatttataatattatctatACAAATGGTTGGTACTTGGTACTCTAGTCGACGTCAAATTGGTTACCCTTCAAAGTAATTAGCTTTCAAGGATTTTAACAGTGGAATAAAGTGATGTTTGCTCTATAATGTGAATTGTATTGTGATACAATACTCTGAGATGGCAAAAAGTttgcaagtatatatatacatgcacaataaaaaagaaatttaaaaataaaaataatgatgctgataataataattattttttgaaatgataaccaataaaatctttttaactttattcaaaaaaatctttttaataaatacaaattttatatgatatgtggaacaaaaaaaaaaaaacttgtatagatataaaaacataacaaacaaacatatgatGCACTAGAAGTAGCATAGTAGTTTTATCGCATCATATTTACCATAATTTATGGTCTGATCATATTTATCATAGTTTATGGTCCCATCATATTTATCGTATCTGACAATGAGCTggatagtaattttttttttactttttattgacCATATATAGAACGTATTAGTTATGGTCCCGTCACATTTAATGTATCTGACAACGAAACGAATAGTTTCGATGagttgatgtatttttttttttacttttttattggctatatataaaacatatcacttatgatttttttacatttacGGCATCTGACAATGAGAGAGAGATTTAATGGGTGggtgccatttttttttattgactaTATATAATGTACAATATTTTAAAAGCATTAATTctacttaatttttattcataatcataTATGCCCATCACACTTAGAGAAGAATATTAATTCTTTGTATCTATGCCATTATTGATGCttatttattatctaatttAGCTTGTGATAAATGTTAATAATATGTGTATAAATGCAACTCAAGGATTTCGTAGTTGTTTATCCGTATTTCGAGGTTGAATTAATGTGATTGTTATAGACTCAAGATCTAGAACCAATAacctatatataaatgtatttatataaaatcaatCTGAAATAAGAAATAACATTCTCTAATAAATGTGACAGacatatataattttggataaaaaattcAGTACatagtaatatttttgaaaatattttacactatatgtaattaataaacaaaaaaacaaaaaaatcacatcCACTCATCAAAATTATGTCTTCTTGTCATACCCAGTAAATGTGCGGACCACATCCATTCATCAAAATTGTCCCTTTCATTGTTGGATACAATAAATGTGACAGGACCATAAATGGTACattttatataatcaataaaaaaagtaaaaaaaatgaccGCTCATAAAAAATATCAGCCTCATTACCAGATCTGCTATGTAAGAGCAAAATGCGAGtaagagtttgagatctactatGTAAGAACAATGTGCGGGTAAAAGTTTGTAATGTTTCCCCTTACTTTTCAGAAAGGGTAGGATATTTTAATTTGGGGTAATTAAGAAGGTGGGTGCTAATTGGTGTATGATCAACAATGTGAATTTAATTATTCTTCATGTGATAAGCTTTTAAGCATTTTAACCCTTGAGTAAAATTCACATCCGATACCCTCAGcattaatatataaacactacCTACCTCcaattaacaaaagtaaaatataagttcgtcaattttttttttaagccaaaaAAATTTCTCGTCTTGAGTGTCTATCTATAAATAGAGGCCAAAGGGAAAGGCAATGCACTCCAGTCTACTATTACACAATGGCTATCCCAAGAGCATTTGCTTCCCTCTCCCTCGCCCTCACCCTGCTCCTTGTGGTGGCTCCTCTTTGCTCTATGGCCGACGACTTTACCCTGGTGAAGCACTCGGGCCAGGGAGATCCCTGATTAATGGGAACTACACTTTAGTTATGCAGACTGACTGCGACTTGGTGTTGTATAACGTTTGCGACCCCATCTGGTCCTCCAACACTAGTGGCATGGCCACAAACTGCTACGTCACTTTCGCGACGAACGGCAATTTGGTCATTCACAGTTCCGACGGCAATGCCCTGTGGTCTAACAACAAAAGCGGGGGACAAGGCAACCATGTTCTCGTTCTTCATGATGATGGTAACGTCGTCGTGTACGGCCGCGGAAGATGGCATGCACGAACTAACTTGCCAGCCTTTCGTTTTCCGTCTGCTAAGCAAACTACAAATGAAGCCGAGGCTGCAGGGGTTGCCATGGTCATCAATAAGTGATGCTAAAGCTTAATTAATGaacaatatctatatatataataagcgCATTCCATATCCTAGTTCATGCTTGCGCAAGTCaataatttgtaataattaGCCGTGCTctacttcatatatatatatatatagccggCTACTTCAGTTTCTACTGTTGCCAGGAGCACGAAGCCCTCTTTTAATTTGCTTCGAACTTCGTAACGCAGGTCCACATGTTCTTTTTGTTGGTTTACAGAACCCACGACAACAACATTAACAACATAAGCAACAGCAGCATGATCAtcctaataataaattaataataataataataataacaacagcTAATCTTTACATAACTATAAAAATATCACTATAGTAACCGTTCTCCTTCAAGGTTGCATGCTacagatttttatattttaaaatatttatttatgaattttaaaactataactCAATTAATTTGGAAAGTAATTCCCCTAAAAAGatccttttaaaataaaatgccaGACCAGAATAATGGCAACATCCTACTTGAGTTttatactaaaatttttaattgaataaaatcgtacataacaacaaaaagatgagaataatGGCCACCTGTCTACTTGAGCTTTTTATTAAAGTTATGGTTTTTATTGGCTTAACTCTTGATGTTATTCTGCATAAGGAAAATTATatccataattaaataaattgtatattcataattaaataaattgagatttcattaattaaaaagtttttaccatgttttgaaactattttttatttatttttttttatttgttatattagaaattttgtgtatcattaaataattttttttaatttattttttaatttaatatatttatataattttcaataaatcacaattaattaagtattaaattatatactccactTAGTAGAGTTTAAATAGcgtagttttaaaaaataataaaatattttataaaatttagatcattaattaaatttaactgATATTCTTAATTGGTGTGAAGTAAATAAAtctgacaaataaaaaaaacaggaGTAGATATGATGATATATTGATGTATTtaacaatttaatatatattatagtgtCGTCCTTTGGTGCAAACTTTATTGGGCAATACCTAG containing:
- the LOC120282964 gene encoding mannose-specific lectin-like — protein: MHSSCSSVTPVYYTMATPRAFASLSLTLALALALLLVVAPLCSMAGNILYGSNSLGPGQSLAYGSFKLVMQEDCNLVLYDICNTVWATNTSGRGTNCYLSFRSNGNLVIQNSNGQTVWATNQSGGQGNYVFILQKDRNLAVYGPVTWQTKTSLAGSDGLLIDSNDTIFGALPANKNTEEAKATRISMVVNK
- the LOC120282965 gene encoding mannose-specific lectin-like, with product MHSSLLLHNGYPKSICFPLPRPHPAPCGGSSLLYGRRLYPGEALGPGRSLINGNYTLVMQTDCDLVLYNVCDPIWSSNTSGMATNCYVTFATNGNLVIHSSDGNALWSNNKSGGQGNHVLVLHDDGNVVVYGRGRWHARTNLPAFRFPSAKQTTNEAEAAGVAMVINK